The Microcystis panniformis FACHB-1757 region TTGATAGTAATTTTTTTAATAGGTTTTTCCGAGTCAATTACTAAAGAATCAATTTGGGTATTTTCGGAAAACTTTCTAATATTGTCATTATTAAAAATTGTCCATAAAAGCTGAGAAACTAGGGTTTTGCCACTATTATTGTAACCAATAAAAGTATAAAACTTCTTGGTTAAATCTATAGCTTGATTATTATTTCTAATTGATCCCAAATTCTTGATCAGTAGTTCCATATTATTTTTACCAATCACACCGAGAGGATAACTAATTTTTTAAAGGTGGACAAAATGCCCACCCTTAAAACTATTGTAAACTGCTAGTTAACTGACTTTTGGCCTTAGCTAAAGCTTCGCTTAACTTACTAGCATCCCGTCCCCCAGCTTGAGCTAAATTGGGACGACCACCACCACCACCGGCGCAGATTTTAGCGATCGCACCGATAAATTTACCCGCTTGTAAACCCTTATCTTTAATCACCCGGGGACTAAAAGCGGCCACTAAACTCACTTTATCAGCTGCGGGAGTCGAGGCCAAAATCACCGCCCCTTCCCCTAATTTTTGCTGTAGTCTTTCGGCTGCGGCCATCAAAGCATTAGCATCAATATCGCCCAAAGAAGCGACTAATAGCTTAAATTCGCCGATAGATTCAGCTTGAGATAGCAAAGCATCCGATTTATTTAGTGCCAACTCCTGTTTAACCGCTTCTAACTGCTTTTGTGTGCCTTTTAACTCCGATTGTAGGGCCGTAATGCGATCGGGAATTTCCAGAGGTTTGACCTTAAAGCGATCGCACAAATCCCGCACCACCTGATCCCGTTCATTCAGGTATGCTAACACGGCAGGGCCAGCCACCGCTTCGATGCGACGAATTCCCGCGGCGATTCCCGTCTCGGAGATGATTTTAAATAAACCGATCTCGGCGGTATTTTTAACGTGAGTTCCCCCGCATAATTCCATAGAAACGCTAGGAATATCAATAACTCGCACTTCTGAGCCGTATTTCTCGCCAAACATGGCAATAGCTCCCTTCTGCTTCGCTTCTTCCAATCCCATCACTGCTATCTGGGTGTCATGCGCTTCGGCAATCCAAGTGTTAATCTGTTCTTCCACCTGTTGCAATTCAGCGCTAGTCAGGGGACGAGGACAGTTAAAATCAAAACGGAGGCGCTCAAAACTAACGAGGGAACCTGCTTGGGAAATCCCAGCATCGACAAGCTTTTTCAATGCCGATTGTAGCAGATGGGTGGCGGTATGATTAGCTTGAGCGCGACGACGACAGGAACGGTCAATCTGTGCATTAATTGTATCGCCGGTGGTGACAATTCCCCGCTCAATCCGACCAAAATGGATAAAAATCCCCGATTCTTTCTGCACATCCTCAACGCGGATAAGCAGATTATCGCCGGTTAAATAACCCTTATCACCGATTTGTCCACCCGATTCGGCATAAAAAGGAGTTTGATCGAGAACTACCTGCACTTCAGTGCCTGCTGCGGCCGATTCCACCGTTTTCCCAGCGACTAAAACCGCCGTTACTGTTGCGGTTGCTTGCAAATCCGTATAACCGAGAAATTCCGTCGGGTGAATATGTTCCGCCAGCTTATCTAAACTACCCTGTACCGTCAAATCTATGGTTTCGTGGGCGGCTTTTGATCTTTGCTGCTGTTTTTTCATTTCCTGCTCGAAACCCGCCGTATCGACGCTTAAACCCTGCTCCTCAGCGATTTCTTGAGTGAGTTCGAGGGGGAAGCCATAGGTATCATAAAGGGTAAAGGCATCGACTCCCGAAATCTGGCTTTTTTCTTTTTCTAGAATCGATTCGAGCAGTTTCTCGCCTCTTTCTAGGGTTTCTAAAAATCTCGCTTCTTCTCGCTCTAATTCTGCCTTGATCACCGTTTCCCGTTCCCGAACATTGCCATAGACGGACTCAGA contains the following coding sequences:
- the alaS gene encoding alanine--tRNA ligase, producing the protein MSNHLSGSEIRQRFLDFFAARNHKILPSASLVPEDPTVLLTIAGMLPFKPIFLGQKTPEFPRATTSQKCIRTNDIENVGRTARHHTFFEMLGNFSFGDYFKEQAIAWAWELSTEVFNLPPERLVVSVFREDEEAFAIWRDKIGIPAHRIQKMGEEDNFWVSGPTGPCGPCSEIYYDFHPELGDKTIDLEDDSRFIEFYNLVFMQYNRDADGNLTPLANKNIDTGMGLERMAQILQKVANNYETDLIFPIIAEAARLAAIDYQKADEKTKVSLKVIGDHVRSVVHMIADGISASNNDRGYVLRRLIRRVVRHGRLIGIEGQFITKVAEVAIALSESVYGNVRERETVIKAELEREEARFLETLERGEKLLESILEKEKSQISGVDAFTLYDTYGFPLELTQEIAEEQGLSVDTAGFEQEMKKQQQRSKAAHETIDLTVQGSLDKLAEHIHPTEFLGYTDLQATATVTAVLVAGKTVESAAAGTEVQVVLDQTPFYAESGGQIGDKGYLTGDNLLIRVEDVQKESGIFIHFGRIERGIVTTGDTINAQIDRSCRRRAQANHTATHLLQSALKKLVDAGISQAGSLVSFERLRFDFNCPRPLTSAELQQVEEQINTWIAEAHDTQIAVMGLEEAKQKGAIAMFGEKYGSEVRVIDIPSVSMELCGGTHVKNTAEIGLFKIISETGIAAGIRRIEAVAGPAVLAYLNERDQVVRDLCDRFKVKPLEIPDRITALQSELKGTQKQLEAVKQELALNKSDALLSQAESIGEFKLLVASLGDIDANALMAAAERLQQKLGEGAVILASTPAADKVSLVAAFSPRVIKDKGLQAGKFIGAIAKICAGGGGGRPNLAQAGGRDASKLSEALAKAKSQLTSSLQ